Part of the Neorhodopirellula lusitana genome is shown below.
TGTCGTTGGTGGTAGTAGCCGATCGAAAACAGGCCTTGGTCAACGATGCCAAGATGCGAAGGGAAGTCATGCAGACGTCCCATGATTTCTTGGATTCGCTTTTCGGCGACGACCTTCTTGCCCCCTTCAAGCTTGCCGATATGGTGCTGGTTCATTCGGATCAGTCTCGGGAATACCGTTCCAGGCGTGGCTGATGCGGCACCGAAATAGCGATCTTTGATCGTGGCATTGAGGCCAGGAAGAGCGTCTTCCTGTGCTCTTTCGAGGCATGCGAAAAGTCGACCGAGCTGATAGGCAGGGTCAGGTCGTTCAGGGTCGAGCATGACGGAAATCTCCTTTTGGTGGTTATGGTTCAGAATCGCTTTGATCGTGGCTGCCTTGACGTGCCGGATCTCCTGTTCAGCCCGGATCCGACGCAAGATTGCCGCTAGCAGAGCCTCGGGGTAACGGCTGCCGGTCAGGACGCTGCGAATCAAAGCACCACCTAGCAACGGTGGCACTTCTTTGGATTCGCGAGCCGTCTGAGCAAGGATCATCCACAGCGGAATCCAATCGGAATCTTTGCCACTGCGAACAATATCAAGCCTTCGCTGATGCTCTGCGACTCGGCCGACCATCTCGATCACTGTGCCGGAAATCCAAAAGCGAATGGACAGCCGTGAGGCGTTCGGGGACAGTCCGAGAACATGAAACGCGGCACCGGGTTCGGGTAAAACCGCGTTGCCGTCGACCGCTTGACTGAGCACGTTGCCAATCGCTGTGGCCCGCGATTCGTCTTCGAACCTTGCCGGATCGAGCCCAAACGAAAATGCGTCTTCAGCGATCGTGTCCTTTGCTTCGGACCAGAAAACACAAGTCGCGTCACCTACTTGGATGGTTCGATTGTTCTTGCGATCGAGTAAGTGATTCAGTGCAGTGACGTACTTAAACGCAGCCTGTTCAC
Proteins encoded:
- the cas8c gene encoding type I-C CRISPR-associated protein Cas8c/Csd1; this encodes MILQRLSEYYDVIDADPEIEIAQEGFAPQKVTFEIVLSRDGSVAAINDLRSTEGKRKVPQSLRLPFEGRTSGVKAMFLWDKAEYLLGYLSPELRDVPDGESESDAKKRLKKVDRVSKCFEASKKTHLRFADSIDDDDYAVLCQYYSNWERSKLTVDQQTLIDELGTGFGVFRIDGNRQRLHDSSQLRRFWSGHQMKRDGDEVSGTCLVTGDRTPLARLHGSIKGVRDAQSSGASIVSFNKSSFESFGKTQSFNSPVGEQAAFKYVTALNHLLDRKNNRTIQVGDATCVFWSEAKDTIAEDAFSFGLDPARFEDESRATAIGNVLSQAVDGNAVLPEPGAAFHVLGLSPNASRLSIRFWISGTVIEMVGRVAEHQRRLDIVRSGKDSDWIPLWMILAQTARESKEVPPLLGGALIRSVLTGSRYPEALLAAILRRIRAEQEIRHVKAATIKAILNHNHQKEISVMLDPERPDPAYQLGRLFACLERAQEDALPGLNATIKDRYFGAASATPGTVFPRLIRMNQHHIGKLEGGKKVVAEKRIQEIMGRLHDFPSHLGIVDQGLFSIGYYHQRQDFFTKKEKTSENVQ